The following coding sequences are from one Heterodontus francisci isolate sHetFra1 unplaced genomic scaffold, sHetFra1.hap1 HAP1_SCAFFOLD_534, whole genome shotgun sequence window:
- the LOC137363942 gene encoding nectin-1-like translates to MLARPVPYSKSATVRESFTVVVGNEVLLPCQILTNNTKLTQLSWKKASEEKPFVVYNPWLGIKFSNEWYSRRIVFRNHSLKDGSIIMKALDIQDEGNYSCQLILYPHGIQTKIISLTVLDDPEDVNKIHIIIIVAVIICVVVIVLTLTLTWRKRRIQEIDVHQDANNSQTQKEQTIDYASLHFNVPVNHISGQREDRTVYADVKYSQI, encoded by the exons atgttggccagaccag TTCCTTACAGTAAAAGTGCCACAGTTCGTGAGTCCTTCACTGTTGTTGTTGGGAATGAGGTGCTGCTTCCGTGTCAGATACTAACAAACAACACAAAGTTGACGCAGCTTTCCTGGAAAAAAGCGTCGGAGGAGAAGCCCTTTGTGGTATACAACCCTTGGTTGGGGATAAAATTCTCAAATGAATGGTACTCCAGACGCATAGTTTTCAGAAACCATTCTCTGAAGGACGGATCAATCATAATGAAGGCTTTGGATATACAGGATGAGGGAAATTATTCATGCCAGCTCATATTATACCCTCATGGAATACAAACTAAAATAATAAGTTTAACGGTTCTGG ATGATCCTGAAGATGTAAACAAGATCCATATCATCATAATAGTTGCTGTTATTATATGTGTTGTTGTAATTGTGTTGACCCTGACGTTAACGTGGAGGAAGAGACGAATTCAAG AAATTGATGTTCACCAAGATGCCAACAACTCCCAAACTCAG AAGGAACAAACGATTGATTATGCTTCGCTCCATTTTAATGTACCGGTGAACCATATTTCTGGCCAAAGAGAAGACAGAACAGTATACGCAGATGTCAAGTACAGCCAGATTTAA